Genomic segment of Bacteroidota bacterium:
AGATCCCAATCATTATCATCATAGGAAATATATTTTTCCCTAAAGTAAGCTCAGAAAAGAGTTTGTCAATAACAAATGTAAATTTATTTACTAAGAAAGAGATTGCAACTATAGAAACTAAAAAAAGATTTAAAGAGTTCTTTAAAATATTGTATTTATTAGCCTTAAATTTAAAGTAGACTCTTTTAATCAGAATAAAAATTAAATAATAAAATATCATATAAATTGAAATTCCAATAATTCCAAATTGTGCAATATGTCCGGTAATAGGTAAATCAGTTACATCGTAATCTTCAACAGCGAATTCAGTTTGCTCATATAGACGCCCCAAACCTGTTCCAAATAATGGATATTTTTTAATGGTGTATAAATGTGCGGGCAGCTGATTTTGGATTCGTCCCTCAACTCTTCCTTCTTCTAACTCTCCTCCTTTAAAAATTAAAGAATAAATGTCATTTGTTAATCTTTGTGAATAAGAAATATATTTTGGAAAAGTTAACATCAGTAATAACCAAAGAATAACTATTGGAAATACTAACCGGGATAAAGGTTTTATGATATTAGCATGAAAGAACCATTTATTTAAAATCCATAAAGTAATTAATATTACCCCCAATAAATATAAAAACATTCCCTTGGTTAATGTGAGTATAATTGACATAACCGTTAATACAAATCCTATATAAATGATCTTTTTATACTTTGCATTTAACTTTAATAAATAAACGCAAACTGCTATTGGAACAATAAAAAGGCTCAATCCGCTACTGAGCATAAAAGTGCGAATTACACCACTTCCCCCTTGCCCACGATATCTATCCATTGTTCCAACGGGAATCAAATCTAATCCAGAAAATAATGTCATAAAATACAACGATAAAGGAATTATAGTTGCAAAGATTATAAAATAGTAGAAGTAATTTAGGTTTCTTTTTGCCATCACATAAACCGGGATAATTAATAAAAAGCCAAAAAGGGGAATTCGCTCACGAACAATTTGATACCTTAGAACATAATTTAAACTCTGCTCTGGTACTATCATCCCATGTACAATTATTCTGTAAATCATGAAAAAGAAAAAAAATTTTAAAAACGAACCCAAAAGTTTATCAGAAAAAACTGCACGTGTATTTACTTTATTAGATAGCAATGGAAGAAAAGATAAAAAAATGAAGATATCTATATAATTGAACCCACCCAAATTAGATCTGCTTAAAAGACCTGCTATATGGCCAGTAGGATCAAACAAGAGGGTGATGAACAACCAAAAAGAAAAATCTGGATTTTTATTAACCAAAGGTATAATAATTAACGCTAATAAAAGTAAAATTAAATAATTAAGCATTTTTTATAAAGGGTAGAAATGTTATGTAATAATAAATGACAAATAAATATTTCCTGAAAATAAAGATTATTATTTATTAGTTAATTTTTTAATAATATTTGTGGTTACTTTATTAACAGTCTTTTTAGAAAGATGTAATTGTTTTCTTAATGTTTTAAAAGAAACTACTCCAACGATAAATGGAGTAAAAGTCAAAACAATAAATATCAATGCCTTTAGCCAAGTACTTATAGAATAATCATATCTTATTTCAGAGAAGTTTATTAATATAGATACAATAATAACCAAGCCTATATAGAGTACGACTCGAATTATTCGAATATTTACTTTAAAATAACTTTGAGATATATTAAATACAATGATTATCTGAGCCAAACTCGCTACAATGGTTGTAAATGCTGCCCCTAATATTCCATAATGCGGGATAAAATAGAAATTCATTGATGCATTTAGAACAGCCATAGAAGGTACAATCCAGGCAAAATGCTTTGTTTTCATTTTCAGCTCTATTCCACCTCCAACCACCTGAACTGACTGGTCAAATATTTTTGAGAACAATATAAACGGAAGAACAATAACTCCTGCATAATAAACTGGTGGAACAAGTATTTTCATAATATCAAATCCGAAAATTGACAGGAATGAGGCCATCGTAACACTTACAATCAGGAATAATCTCCAAACACTTGATACCAGCTTTTTTGTTTCAATTTTATTTTTAGAAGTATCACTTTCATATTTATTCATAAGGTGAGGGCCCCAACTCATATTTACTGCCATTGCCAGAATTTGTAAAGTCATTGCGAGCTTTCCACCGATACCGTATAAACCAACAGACTCAGTGCCATGATAATG
This window contains:
- a CDS encoding polysaccharide biosynthesis protein, which gives rise to MTEISKFIKNTLIYGIGKGIRKFIGFFLFPFYTRALTPSDYGILDTLAVGIFIMTIVLSVGMDSATGRFFYVAKTEIEKGKVLFTGLVFRLLSIIPSVILSLFSSQISIALFDTDQYSWVVFLSLMLVPLQSLGSDQEHLFRYFFDPWKYNFVTILRIVIRVSLGIYLVLVLKEGVWGAQLSTFITSVSIFFLSFFKFNRKRYYYQFSWYWAKKMLRYGYPLIFAGLGSWVCVYSDRLFLLHYHGTESVGLYGIGGKLAMTLQILAMAVNMSWGPHLMNKYESDTSKNKIETKKLVSSVWRLFLIVSVTMASFLSIFGFDIMKILVPPVYYAGVIVLPFILFSKIFDQSVQVVGGGIELKMKTKHFAWIVPSMAVLNASMNFYFIPHYGILGAAFTTIVASLAQIIIVFNISQSYFKVNIRIIRVVLYIGLVIIVSILINFSEIRYDYSISTWLKALIFIVLTFTPFIVGVVSFKTLRKQLHLSKKTVNKVTTNIIKKLTNK